In Miscanthus floridulus cultivar M001 chromosome 8, ASM1932011v1, whole genome shotgun sequence, the sequence catatgacggagagttctttcaagaagatgggctcgaagggagttttgagatagacttaactgaAGCTTAgggtatggaagtagacaataaaagtggtgctgacgaggacgctggagacgaggttcagaatgtgaagggcttagaattacttcagcgattacatctaagcaatgacggtgatgacgacattcctccttcggagcacggggatgattatatcgacatgcacgatagtgatgatgagacttatgatccagctaatcccgatcatgatgattatttctaatacatgtatgatccatgctagttgatttattatttatcataccatgttattttctaagtatgttttgtttattttgcatctattttaaTGTATTATctatgctaattggtttactctttttaattgcaggtgattgaacaatggtgggtgGTACAAAGAGGATAGCGTCGCTTTACTCAAAAGCGACAGCGATGCGTAAAGGGTCCAATGCAGCTGAGGGATCCGAGAAGAGACCTCGGGGTAGACCTAGGGATTGagggaagggtggaggcaagaTGAGGCCACCATCGCCTATACCTTTGACGCTGTCTGAGTTACCTTCCGCTCACTCATCCTCTAAGGAGGAGGAGGtataggtggaggaggaggcaggggtggaggaggaggatacagggggtacctcttcctcaAGTTCGTCGCAtgtgtggttgcgaggtccctcgaccctcccgagGCGACCGATATCTCTTGAGAGatgcccgctgattcgacccgatggacacaagtaagtaactttatatgttatcactaatttttcatttgatatgttcaaaattacaatagaaactaataatttatctaatcacttgggcaggggttggaggaaggtcggtgggggtgatcacgcacgccatgtgaacggcatccctggtcttttgatcaaggaaaagttccctggCCTGGTGCAGTTTGGCGGAACTGttgagccggcctacacgtgggccCACTATGTCGTCGTCCTCGACACCCCTGATCAGGATGGCAGGATATTCGTCGACAAGGCGCATCGTGTCAAGgctgagctttgggtaagtctttctcgtaCTACATTACTCAATACATCGCAttaattggacattcttgaaataatgactagATACATCACGTCTATATAtatgtaggatttctttagatgcgaggATGGATACGAGGCCAAGGCGGATGCTGTGGCTGACAAAGCCGCCAAGAAACTCGTCAAGGACATGAACTACGAGGTACGCATCCAGGCCGTGATCCAATACCACGCGGAATTTCTTAGAGAGAGGATCCCTAAAAGGGCGGCAAGAACCATGAGCCTGACCTCAAAacaatacctgaaggtaaatatagaacattaatacttattttatCTGAGATTAATTATCCTTAATttaatcttcttatatgtcatatacttgatgacgtaagtgttgtaacaccctcggtgttacactgtatagtcttttgctaaaacactgcatgagcattatATTTATGTGTGAGTGTATGaattatagtgtgtaaatcaatttttgtgactcgaaacgttcatcgaaaacgcgaaacgaaagttacattcCATGTCGCGTTTTATCAATTAGGGTTTCaaacaaatttttattgaacgagaaTGCTATAGAATACATAtatgaaactttaataaagtttgtagtataagattcataggtgacgatgaaatacttgcgATCGAGAATGGGAGTCACTAGctagcttacttaatagcttggaaatcgcattCGACGCAAAACCGATCAAGACGTAGTCACatttcttaagttagaaaatgttttgacgaagctaagttcggcaatttttgtagaagaatAGGGCTAAGTATTGGTATGGTCTTAGGGTGTGTTCTAGTAGCTTGACATACCATCTTGAGTGTtaaataggtggtttagcaactGGATCACTGAGATGGATTTTTGgaatgctttaaaaagcgtgcaaggcaCGTTCCCGACCGGCTTCAGCTTCTAGACGTGGTCACCAGGCTTCGAGTCGGCTTAGCGCCACAGTGCGGGCTTGTCCTGGCGCGCACACGTGCACTGCCGCGTAGGCCACACCGCCGTTGTCGTGCCTCGAGCACGCGATTCACGCACGCACGCGCATGCCGCACCCGGCGACCTGGCCGCTCGGCCACCACTGCCGTTGTGCAGGCCCACTGCTCTGGCTAGTCCACTACCGCCGCATTGCCATGTTGCTGACTCCATGTGTCACGTCACCGCACTGCTGCTAGCCACGGCCGCTTGTGCGAAGTCACCCGCGTGCACTCTGCCACCGCCGTCGTGTTCGCCTGGCCACTCTGTCTCCTCGCACTCGCCTATGCGGTACCATGCGTGCGTGGCCACACTTGGCCTGCTGCGGCCGGCACATGGCCCTGCCCAGATGTCACCTTGCCGTTCATGGGCTTGCCCCGCCTGCATTGCCATCACATCCGCTTCGATGCGATGTAGCATGGACCGGCGCCATCCACTGCGGCGCGCAGGACCGAGCCGCCGTCGTCGGCTTGCGATTTATGGCCATGTGGCCAATGTCTGGAGCATGTTTTGCTGTCCCCCCACCGTCCTATAGCCCGTGTGCGTTTGTGCAACAAGTTGACAGCCACGTCCTGCCTCGGCAGCGATGAGCCATGCCATGCTTGTCTTCCCCTGTTCCTCAGTCGCTATGGTCGCCGGACCCACGCCTTTTAATTTGGCCTGGTGGAACCACCTTGGCTCAATTAACTCAATCCATGGCTTTGCGGTGTAGTCAGCCAGCCACCCGACCCCATCGCACCATGTTCCATGCTGTGCCACACTCTAATTTGGAGCTTTCCTCTCGTCGGGTCATTAAGACCGTCGTGGCACGCGTCGAAGGCAAGATCCCCATTGCAGTGCTGCTAGCGTTCAATTCATTGCACCGCCAACTTCGCCTCCACCTACTCATCACCCTGCGTACCCTTGCCAAGTCGCTACCACCGCCTAGCCACCCCTGACGCAGTCTTGCCACCACGGCGCACCACCGCACCGTCCGTGCGCACGCGGCCAGCTTGGCTCGGGCCGCCTCCGGTTGAACCGCCACCTCTTCTGGGTCCGTGCTAAGTGCCTGGAGCTCACTCGCTGTCCTATTTACCTCGGCGTTGTTGTAACTCATCGGAACGCCACCGCCGTGATTGCGGGAGCTCCGCCACCGTGGTGCGGCCTTACTACGACATCCCAGCTCACGCTTTCTTCGCCCAGCGTCTCGCGCTCGTGCCTAGGTAGATATCGGCTAGGGTTTTTGGCACTCCCTAGCCGTGCCCCCCAACTCCCAGTCGCGCCCCTCCCCATCCCTCCACCCGTCCCAATTGGAAACACACCgtgccctccctctccctctccctcactcaactctccctctccctctccctctcccacagCAGCTCCTCCCACCTCTACCCCATAGCCGGCGGCGTAGGGCAGCTCCTCCcactccctctcctctccatctccctccctctctccggTGGCGGTGGGCGGCGCGGGGCCATGGTGGCGCGGTCGGGCGGTCGCGAGGAGCGCGGTGGCGCGGGTCTGGGCGGCGCGTGGAGGTAGGTCTGCTCCCATCTCaatctctcttcctctcttcgtCTCCTCACTCTTCCCTCTCTCTTTGCAGATCTGGAGCCAGCGAGcagcgcccctccctctccctcttctccGGCGAGCAGCACCTGGATCTGACGAGCAGGCCGCCCCCTGCTCCGACCACGCCCAGATCTGGTGTGGAGGCAAGGAGGAGGCCGGCGTGGAGGCGAGCACCGAGCAGATCTGGAGCAGGGGGGCACGGGGACAACAGATCCGGCGAGGAGGCAAGGAGGAGACCGGCTTGAAGGCGACGGCGTCGCCAGATCTGGCTAGTGGGCTTAGGAACaggctcgccggtgggctcgggAACGGGCTCtagatttttttgtttttttatcgattaaccgaggcggacccGGAGGAGCACGTCGTCACACGCTCAGCAGGTCCAGCGTTCAGGCCATGCCCCATTCTTCTGGCTCTGTGTGGCTCGCTGGTGATGTGATGTATCATGGTGCTCTTTAGGTGCTTGTTGAATTGCCTGTGAGTCAAAAAGCTGTGTCCAGATTGCCTATGAGTAAATCCTACCCTGTATAGAAACGATGTAGCCTGTAAGAAAATTGCAGTCTATTTATGAAAAAGAGTTGAATTATTGTGACATGAAATTGTAGTTAAAATTAGTGTATATGCGCAAGAGGAAAATAGAGTAGAAAAAGAAATATAGGGGATGTGTTTTGGGTAGTTTGATGGAGGTGACAAAAAAAGTCACATTATCAGCAATAGGAGATCGTCTATATGCATATTTAGGAACATAGAGTATACATAATTTGTTAGAGATGCTCTAAGAAATTTAGTATTGTGATTATGCAAGCCATTGCGAATTTGTGGTCTCATTACTTGTTAGTCGTTCTAAAACTTTCTTTCATAATATGCATTTTGTCATTTTTAGCCGAAATTTATAGTCTAAGTTCACCCTACCTCGATTCTTGGGCTGGGTCCGCCACTGTTGTGACAACATCAGCGTGGTCTACATGTCCTCCAATCCGGTTCAGCATTAGCGCACTAAGCACATCGAGATTGATCTTCACTTCGTCCGGGAGCGGGTTGCGATTGGTGATCTTTGTGTCCTTGATGTCCCGACTTCATCTCAGTATGcagacatcttcaccaagggacCTCCCTCTTCGATTTTCACGGAGTTCAGGTCCAGTCTGAACGTGTACAGTGGCTGATGATCAGACTATGGGGGCGTGTTAGAATAGGGTATTGGGCCAGCCGCATGGGCCTAGGCTCCCAGGGCTTATATGGTAGTTGATTTGGTATTAGGCAAGGATCCACCTCATTGGGTATTGACCTATAAACCCCAGGTCATCATTGTCTATATATTGTACACCCCTTGTACATCTCATAATCAATATACTATTTTTTCGAGCATACCTTCCTTCATGGTATCGGAGCTGGCGGGGGTGGCGGCGCCGGCACTCGACCCGCCGTCGACAGGCGGCCGGCGCTGCGAGCACGACGCGGAGAGGGCGGACCGGACGGAGTCCTCGAACGGCCTCTCTCACCTCCACCGGGGATTCGCGGGCGAGCGCGCGAGCCAGTGGCCTACTTTTGATAGTTCCTATGAAGCATACATGGTCTGATCGCTTGCACGCTAATGAATTTGATGATCATAGCTTAGGGTAAACAAAGAGAGCCATACATGTAACTCATCCAAAAAAGGCATTAGTTACAATCTCGAATCCGTAGTTACAATCTCGAATCCTACACCGGCTTGTTTGGCCCTCCGGTAGTCATTACAAAGAAAAAACATGCCACTTTGACATATGGCATTATgtagttttttttagaaaaagaaagTTTTATATCAATCTCTGCATAAGTTATGCACTCAATCAAAATTTATTACAAATCATGTCTCTTGCTTATAAAAATAAGCTCGCAAGCTCACAAGATGTAAAAAAAAGACGCAGCAATCTAAGCAATAAGCCTATTTAAAGATAGTCTCCCATGTTTCGCAAAGATCTCTATTTTTGGCTTGTTGCTGTCTTCGGGATATGACTTAGCTCCTGCCATTATTCCCCACTTACTCTCATCCTGTTTGCAATAGCAACTAAATAAATGAAAATGAGGACGAGAATGGTGGAGAAACTGGAGTTACATAGGGCAGCATATTGTTTGGATGGGAATGAATAACGTACCAGCACCTCTCTTGTTATGTCCTTCAAATCATCAAAAGATAAAATCTCTCCAGCTGCTTGCTTGCTCTGTCATCTCTGCTTCAATTTCCCACACTTTGAACCACTCAGTCAGTACCCCATACTTTTGATTGATCCACCTCAAAACCTAGAACAGAAGTGAAAACAAAACAACAAACAAGAGAGTGTCACATGTAAGGAAATATATTCAATTCAGGAGCCAAGTATGGAAGAAAGATCTGTTATATTGAAATAATCAATGCTGGCAATGAGTGAGTACTTACAGATTTGAAATGTTCACAGCCATCATTGTACTCTGTTTCAAATCTGATAGTAGGGTGCTTGGGAAGTGTCTCGACAGCATTTTTAatggcatatgcaatgcaattgaCGATGCCATGATCCAGAACTTCCACTGGAACGTAGTTAGTGTCATTGTCACAGTCGCCAACAATTTTGATTTCAACCTTACTGAGGGCAGAAAGGTGCTGGATACCCAAATTGAAAGCACTACTAATGCATGACATGTTGTGCACAGGAAACTCAAGCTTGAGGTGCTCGACCTTTGGCATTGATCCTTCTTCAAACTCCAGGGAGGTCCCACAAGCACCAGTAATGAACAGAGAGAAATATTTCAAACTTCTGAATCTGTTGCTTCCATGGACAATGATCTTTCCATTGGCTCCTCCAATAGTGACTAGTTTGAGAAACAGTAAACTGGATATTGCTCCAAGAATCTCAACATCTTCTGATCTCATGAAGAAGGTATTCAGTTCCAGCACCCTGAGATTTCCATGAGAGGCCATCCAATTGGGCACTGCATAGACCATGCATTGTTTGAGCTGGAGGATTTGGAGGATACAAGGAGCAGTAGGACGCCACATATCCAATGACAATGGGTAATGCACATAAGAGGCATCCACAATATACAGACTGTGAAGGCTGCATGAAGCTAATAAAGTTCCCACACAACTATAAAAGCTTTCAGCCTGACTTATTCCTTCTAAGCCCTCTGGCCAATCGAAACTCCATTTAAGTGCTAATCTCCTCAGCTTGGTTAGCTTACTGAAATCTTGCAGTGCCTTCCCTTGTTCCCAGGATTTGACTCCGTATGTCATTAGCTCTTCTAAGCTATGCATCTTCCCAATCATCCCATCTGGAAATGTAATGTTCCAGTCGACGTATAGATGGGCTAGTCTCTGAAGCTTTGCCATAGtcgatggcaattctataatagCAGTTCCACGTATGTCCAGTGTTTCTAAGTACTGCAGCTCTCCAATTTTTCTTGGGAGATTAGTTATTGAGTATGATCTGATATGCAAGTACTTAAGATAAAATAGCTTTTCAATATTTTCGAGGTGGTGATCTTTCAAGTACCAGGCTTCTAGGATCAACACATGAAGAGTCGCTAAAGGCATCAAGAAAGTTAGCATGGGAAGTCCAGAACCAAGGGCATGTAGTACCCTCTCCCATTCAGCTTTTGTGTGTTGATCAGCTAAAACATTAGATACAATGATGGTTGCCACCGGTAGACCTCCATATTTTCCTAATATCTCATCGGGAACATATTCCAAATGGGGATAGTGTGAACCCTCCGAACAAAATACTCTTCTGAAAATCAGCTTTTGTGAGTCTGTGGAATCAAGATCCTCCATGTGGTAAACATACCCACCTTCAAAAGAACAGCATGACACAACTGCGACACTACGTGTTGTTGTGATTATTCTGTTCTCATAGTCATTATTCAATAATGCCAGCATGATAGTTTCCCATGCTTTTGTGTCCCATAAATCATGAATTGCAACGAAGTATCTAAAATTATAACAAAGATGAAGTTAGTGCTGAGAGCTTCAAAGTTTATAGTGTGACTAGCTAAAGAAATGCTAATAAGAGGCCAATAAAGAGCCTTCTTGTTCATGTAATTATCAAATTTCAACCATTTACTGACAGAATCTCTATAGGTTCTTAGATCATCCTTGTAAGGAGGTTAAATATATTGCTTGCAAAATTGAGGGATGTaaagtataatttttttttcaattaaATTAATGCAATAATTGAGGGATATTTCCCCAAATTGAAAATAATTGTAGAATTTAAGAATGTTTCACCACTCTTTTAATTTAATTGCAAAAACCAATTGCTAGCAAATATTTAAACCTTGCCATACTATTATACCATTTATTGTTTCAAGAAGATGTTTTTTTCTCAAAATCATCTTTTTGTTGGCTGAGCAAAGACGTGGCTTAAATTTTAAGCCCTATGCCTTCTTAGGTTGAGTTTGTTGGTTGGGTTAGAAGAGGTCTGAAATATAAAAATTACCACTACAAAATATTTaaatataaacaataaatatgttCACTTAAATTAAaaatcttttattttttttatagttTAAGCATCTAACTGAGCTCAGAGTATTTCAAGAAAAACATGGGCTAGGAGTACAGCAAAAAACTGAAGACTGAATTATTTGGACTTTTTCTGGAAAATGAGTTTAGATTTAGAATGTTAGAAATCCAAGGTCAAGTTGCACTCAATATTGATCATTAGTGTAAGGCGCTAAAGGCTCTTACCAACCCACTTTTAAGAATTCCATATATATGGTCAGGCacgaagccagcggtggggctaggggggctctagccccccccTACCCATCCTGTGCATGTGGAGCCCCCTTAAAccctctcttaaaattttatgcatatatgtattaggtaggaggggctaaggttaagagaagataaaaatgcATTTATTCTTTTGTTTCAGCCCcttctaaatttttttctggcttcgtcactgtaTATGGTAATGTAAGCTCAGTTGCGCTAGCTAGTTTAAAGGCCATATATGTGGTTTTGGTTACTAATGTTTACTTGTATCCAAGGTTATAGTCTCATGTGTGCTTGGTGATGAACTTAGGAAACTAAACACCTCAATGGATACGTTAATTGCCCCAGGGGGGGCTTAATAAAGATGCAATGACCAACATGTGTAGACAGGTTATTTTGTTCTCTT encodes:
- the LOC136469080 gene encoding disease resistance protein RGA5-like, whose amino-acid sequence is MATAARVSVTTGVMKPLLPKLSELPQDDNVGKTTTANQVYHHAITRQFPRVKLFVSVSRSPNMMEILRDIAQGVGITDTAEDDEKQLVNKRYFVAIHDLWDTKAWETIMLALLNNDYENRIITTTRSVAVVSCCSFEGGYVYHMEDLDSTDSQKLIFRRVFCSEGSHYPHLEYVPDEILGKYGGLPVATIIVSNVLADQHTKAEWERVLHALGSGLPMLTFLMPLATLHVLILEAWYLKDHHLENIEKLFYLKYLHIRSYSITNLPRKIGELQYLETLDIRGTAIIELPSTMAKLQRLAHLYVDWNITFPDGMIGKMHSLEELMTYGVKSWEQGKALQDFSKLTKLRRLALKWSFDWPEGLEGISQAESFYSCVGTLLASCSLHSLYIVDASYVHYPLSLDMWRPTAPCILQILQLKQCMVYAVPNWMASHGNLRVLELNTFFMRSEDVEILGAISSLLFLKLVTIGGANGKIIVHGSNRFRSLKYFSLFITGACGTSLEFEEGSMPKVEHLKLEFPVHNMSCISSAFNLGIQHLSALSKVEIKIVGDCDNDTNYVPVEVLDHGIVNCIAYAIKNAVETLPKHPTIRFETEYNDGCEHFKSVLRWINQKYGVLTEWFKVWEIEAEMTEQASSWRDFIF